In Arsenicicoccus dermatophilus, a genomic segment contains:
- a CDS encoding DUF6297 family protein: MPSEAGAADLADARAYLGRARREHGEPGGAVTEVYTWVLGLLLLAAMTASGWSHLIARAACTGAGCGHGGGPVAAVALGLLVLGATAAAVRDWGPVGADATRTTWLLSGPAPRRPDLRGRVWLVALGAALVCGLAGPTVAATAGLPVTPDALAWGTPLGAVLGALVTGGVAAAQHDPVWRTRMTRLPPLLLLAGCSSRGSPASRPGPGPAWAERAQARRAQADGLASRPGCRCRDCPCRGCRRPCCCSPPEPSPWLPPSPCWPSPTDGATRWTAPSCSGRASPSRRPTRRR; the protein is encoded by the coding sequence GTGCCGTCTGAGGCGGGCGCCGCGGACCTGGCGGACGCCCGTGCCTACCTCGGGCGGGCCCGGCGCGAGCACGGCGAGCCGGGCGGCGCCGTCACCGAGGTCTACACGTGGGTGCTCGGCCTGCTGCTGCTCGCCGCGATGACCGCGAGCGGGTGGAGCCACCTGATCGCCCGGGCCGCGTGCACCGGGGCCGGCTGCGGTCACGGGGGCGGCCCCGTCGCAGCCGTCGCCCTGGGTCTGCTCGTGCTGGGCGCGACCGCCGCGGCCGTCCGCGACTGGGGACCGGTCGGCGCGGACGCGACCCGGACGACCTGGCTGCTCTCCGGGCCCGCGCCCCGACGGCCCGACCTGCGCGGGCGGGTGTGGCTCGTCGCCCTCGGCGCGGCGCTCGTCTGCGGGCTGGCAGGCCCCACGGTGGCGGCCACCGCCGGGCTGCCGGTCACCCCGGACGCCCTGGCGTGGGGCACACCGCTCGGCGCCGTCCTGGGGGCCCTGGTCACCGGGGGCGTCGCCGCGGCCCAGCACGACCCGGTATGGCGCACCCGGATGACCCGGCTCCCGCCCCTCCTCCTGCTGGCGGGGTGCTCGTCGCGGGGCTCGCCCGCCTCACGGCCGGGGCCTGGTCCGGCCTGGGCGGAGCGGGCGCAGGCCCGGCGGGCTCAGGCGGATGGCCTGGCCTCCCGGCCGGGCTGTCGGTGCCGGGACTGCCCGTGCCGGGGCTGCCGGCGCCCGTGCTGCTGCTCGCCGCCGGAGCCTTCGCCCTGGCTGCCGCCCTCGCCCTGCTGGCCCTCGCCGACCGACGGTGCGACGCGGTGGACGGCGCCGAGCTGCAGCGGGCGGGCGAGTCCTTCTCGACGGCCCACGAGGCGGCGCTGA
- a CDS encoding DUF6297 family protein, whose translation MALADRRCDAVDGAELQRAGESFSTAHEAALMLDASAVAQRAEHARLGRRGRFGSRRGAGTGVLALVHRDLASVARRHDRLLLGIPLLVGCALLATMAPPLVTLPALGLAAARVARDAGDGLVLWTRSTGLRRDLPLPDHQVRSALLVGPVLAAAPWSLAASALVGLPLATAATLTLAAVASLLAGARPRNLALMGVMIPTAFGMMPAGALTAAQGYEVALVAVSGAVVAPWPVDVAVAALAVAWQWSRCTRADLPAPRQVGAR comes from the coding sequence CTGGCCCTCGCCGACCGACGGTGCGACGCGGTGGACGGCGCCGAGCTGCAGCGGGCGGGCGAGTCCTTCTCGACGGCCCACGAGGCGGCGCTGATGCTCGACGCGAGCGCGGTGGCCCAGCGCGCCGAGCATGCCCGCCTCGGACGCCGAGGCCGGTTCGGCTCCCGGCGGGGCGCGGGCACCGGCGTGCTCGCCCTGGTGCACCGCGACCTGGCGAGCGTCGCCCGCCGGCACGACCGGCTGCTTCTCGGCATACCCCTGCTGGTGGGGTGCGCGCTGCTCGCCACCATGGCGCCGCCCCTGGTCACCCTGCCCGCGCTGGGTCTGGCCGCGGCCCGCGTCGCCCGCGACGCCGGGGACGGGCTCGTCCTGTGGACCCGCTCGACCGGGCTGCGCCGGGACCTGCCGCTGCCCGACCACCAGGTGCGATCGGCGCTGCTCGTCGGCCCCGTGCTCGCCGCGGCGCCCTGGAGCCTGGCCGCCTCCGCCCTGGTGGGACTCCCGCTCGCGACCGCCGCCACGCTCACCCTCGCGGCGGTCGCGTCGCTGCTGGCAGGTGCCCGCCCACGCAACCTCGCCCTCATGGGCGTGATGATCCCGACGGCCTTCGGGATGATGCCGGCGGGCGCCCTGACAGCGGCCCAGGGCTACGAGGTCGCGCTCGTGGCCGTCTCCGGCGCGGTGGTCGCGCCCTGGCCCGTCGACGTCGCGGTCGCGGCGCTCGCGGTCGCGTGGCAGTGGTCGCGCTGCACCCGGGCCGACCTCCCCGCGCCGAGGCAGGTGGGCGCTCGCTAG